The DNA sequence CCAGAGATGATCCGGAGGCGCCCACTGCGCTATATCCGCAACGGTCTGCCCTTCTTCAGGCAGGTGGAACCCCACCACATCTCCCATAAAAAAAGCGGTTCCGATCTTTAGCCCCTCAAAAAAGAAGAGAGCCCCGATGCCGGATATAACACCAATGAGAACGGCAATGAGGATGATCTTCTTATACGGGGTGACGACGGTCTCAATCAGCATGCCTATGTACACATTTGCCCCTCCTCCACTTATGAACAGCGATTCCAGCCACGTTGCAGATGCAGAATACCCGCGTATCACCGCGAGAAAATACGGGCGCGCCTATCGATTCGTACGCATCAAACATCTTCAGAAATGAGCCGAATCTGCGTGTAGGAGAATACGCACCCAGGAACGTAATTAACCTTTCGATACTATTTATGAAAATAGGTTTACCACAAGTATACCGGGGGGCGGGAAACGGGGAAAATTCACGTTTCTGATGTGCACGATTCGAAAGATATTAATAGCATTCTCCATTTACTCTAATTTGAACCTATACAGATAAAATTACTCGCTGGTATAGGTAGGACGTTTAGAGAGGTGTAAAGAAAATGGTGTTCCATCCTCCAGTTGCTATTGTGGCAAAAGCCGCAGATGCCGGTAAGTACAAGACCGGTCTGCCGGCATGGAATATGCTCCTCCGTGGACTCATGGCAGGATCATACATCGCCATGGGCGGTGCTCTTGCAACGGTCTGTAGTACCGGTGTAGCGGCATTCCTTGGTGCAGGTTTCGCAAAGCTGATTCTCGGTGCGGTCTTCCCTGTTGGGCTTATTATGATCGTCCTGACCGGTGCGGAGCTCTTCACCGGTGACGCGATGCTCGCCCCGATGGCTGCATTTATTCACAAGATCAGCTGGGTAAGCGTGCTTAACCTGTGGGTCTGGGTATACATCGGAAACCTTATCGGTTCCCTCCTGTTCGCATACATCATGGCCTACGGCCCGCTCGTAGGCTTCGATGCAGCAGGCGCAGCAACCGTCAATGCCTTCGGCCTCGCCGCCGTGAACATCGCCATCGGCAAGGTCTCCTACGTAGGCTTAGTCGCACAGTGGTCGCTCTTCCTGAAGGCTATCGCCTGTAACTGGCTCGTCAACCTGGCAGTGCTGCTGGGTATCTGTGCCGACGACCTGATCGGCAAGTTCTTCGGAATCTGGTTCCCCATCATGGCCTTCGTTTCCACCGGATTCGAGCACTGTGTCGCCAACATGTACTTCATCCCCACCGGCATCATGGTCAGCGGAATGTTAAGCCCTGAGCAGATCGCCGACATCGGTGCCAAGCTTGCAAACCTGTCCTGGGTGACCATGTGGACGAACAACGTCATCATGGCAACCATCGGCAACATCGTCGGCGGTCTCTTCTTCGTCGGTGTCGTCTACTGGGTCGCCTTCCGGAAGGAGATTGCAGCACTGAAGTAAAAGAGATACCAGATGAAAATCGGAAACATCAATGTGAAGATATCGGTCATATCACTGGCCGTTTTTGGTATCTTCACCATTATTTTACTCGGTACGGTCATCACCACGGGAGAGACATCGCTCCTGATCTGGGGAGTCCCGATTCTCGCAATGCTTCTGATCATTCCCGCAGTACTCAACTACATGAGCCAGCAGCAGTATGCGTCGCTGGTTCCGATGTACGAACAGGAGGCGAGAGATGTCCGGATTAGGGAGATAAACCTGAACATGCTCAGCGAACCGGTTCGGATCGTCGGCATCGTGGAGCGGGTGCATTTCCAGTTCCTCAACCGGCCGCAGTACCTCGTTGCCGATCGTACCGGCGAGATATCGGTGAAGATGTTCACCAATCCGCAGGAAGACGTACAGGTGAACGATAAGGTCGAGGTGCTCGGAACAGTCGTGAAGCGATACCTCCTGAGCGGAGATGCGGTCATAAACTGCGTCTCGATACGGAAGACCACCGAAGTGACAGCTCCCGAAAAGAAAAAGAAATAATCCTGATCAGAATCAGGATCTCCGTGTTATCCGGGGAATGACCAGCGCGGATCAACCCGATCCCGACAGATTATCCCCCCTTCTACTGCCGACATCTCAGAAGCTGGTGTCGAGCCCGTCATCTATCGGCCTTCTGACCGGTTTTCTGCCAAGTTCGTCAATATACTCCTCGAAGAGATGGATGCGTGTACTCACCGGGAAGGGAATACGCAGCGTGCTGATAACCGCTTCACCGGGTTCGAGCGTCTGAATCTCCGTATCGAGGCGTGAGAGATCCTGTTTTGCGCTGCTGGCGATGGTATCGCGGTCGCCCCTGTCCGAGAGCCCCATAACGACGAATGTGTTCAGCTGGGCAAGCACACGGGCATCGATATTCTTCGGCTGCTGGGTCACGACGCAGATGCCGACACCAAACTTTCTCCCTTCCATCGCACATTCACGGAAGATACGGGTGCTCTGACCACCGGAACCGAGTACCCGCTGTGCCTCCTCGATCGCTATCAGCACCTGCTTCTGCTCGCCTGACCCGCCGCCGCTCCCGCACATTGCGTCTTCCCCCTGGTGGCGGCGCATAATCTCACGGGTGAGTATCGAGAGAACGAAGAGTTCGCTCTGTTCGCTCATCCGGGGGATATCAATCAGCACAACCTTGTTTTCATGGAGCGCTTTGATGATCTCGGGTATCGACGAACCCTTCGAACGGAGAAACGACCGGTTCCGGGAGACCATACTCTCGACATGCCGCTGCACCACCGGGAGCGTCTTCGTTGAAAAATTTCGAAGATCCCACGCAATATCCCGATACTCCCCCGTATAGGCGTTGGCATCGAAGTCGGAGAGATCCTCGTTCTCCTCAAAAAAGCCGATAACATCGGAGCCCGGATACTTCTCCAGTTTCTCGATGACGTCACGTTGGGCATCCGAGTGTTCGTACAGGAGCAGAAGATCCGGCGACCTGAAGTCATCGTACTCGAGCCAGAGGCGGTTGAGGCCGTACTTCTTCCGTCTCGATTCGTCTATCGTGAAGACCGCGAGACCCTCGCGCCCGGCCTGGTAGTGGACAAGACCCTTGGTGGGTAGTCCGCTCGACGACCGACCGCCCGCAACGTACTCGCCGTGGGGATCGACGATCAGGAGGCCGAACTGTCTGGCAGCCATACAGGATGCACAGAAGACTTTCATGAAATTACTCTTCCCCATACCGGTCGTTGCAAAAACGCCCATGTGCTGGCGCATGACGGCTGCGTGGAGAGAGACCTTCACATCCTGCAGGACACCCTGGCCGCTCTTCATCACGCCGACCTCGATCTCTCCCATCACCTGCCGCAGGAAGTGGAAGTCCTCTGCGCTCGGCCGTTCGACCCGCGCAAACTTCGCCGGGATCGTCCGGGGCTTTCGAAAGCGCTCGTCGTCTCCCACATAGCCAAGCGGCAGCGCCTCGACGAGAATGTAGACGTCCTCTCCAAGACCGTAGAAGTGTTCGGTATGGGGGCGTGTATCCCACCGCGGGTCGGAGAAGTTGCTGTCGTGAATGAGATCGCTCACTTTCGCAAAGAAGACCAGTCCCTTGACCGTATCGGTGATCTTCAGGATGTCCCCGATGTAGAACTCCTCATCGTGAGGAACTGCGAAGCGGTAGCTGAGCACCCGATCCCCGATCAGGCGGTACTTCGAGGTATCGTTCAGGTTAATATCGATCAAACTCGTCATGGTAATCTCCAAAGAGGCGTACATACTCGCGGTGGCTCATGCCCTGCTCGGCCATCCCCCGCATGAGATCCTGGCGTATCTGATCGACGGCATCCTTCCCTATCTTCGTCGTCAGATGTGCATCCAGGAGGGGGTAGGGGTATCCGGTGATCCTCCCGTCATCGGCATAGGCGGCAAGGCCCGAGAATACCGTCGCCACCGTCTCACAGCTGTCGTAGCGGGGGAGTTCGACCTTGAACGCTCTCTGGGAACGGTGATGGAGTCGTGCAATATACTGGTCGCCACGCTGCTTCCAGGGACGTGACTGCTGGCGGTCGAGGATGGCCTCGAGCCCCGATACACGGACGAACCATGGTTCGGGAACTCCATACTTCTTCGCCAGCCCCTCGGCCGCAGGGACGATCGGGTACCCGCCTCCCCAGGTAAGCGAGGTACGTTTCGTGACCGCAGCCAGGAGAATACCGCGGAGGTTGCAGAGGTTCATCAGCCGGACCAGGATCTCATCGTGGCTGGCATGGCTGACCCGCAAGGTACCGTCGATCAGAATCAGATCACCGGCATCGAGTGTCCCGGCCATCTCCAGCGCTACCCAGTACTCGAGGGTATCGCGCATCACGGCGGCGTTCTGGAGCGGGTCGTCGTGGTAAAGCAGCGCTTTCGGCGAAGATGCGAAACAGTCCGAGAAGAGCGCTTCAAACTCGTCGTTGCACCCATCCGGGTGTACGGCGACGAGGTGCATGGGTGTTGTCGCCCTCCCGTGCCGCACCCCGCCGCGGTACGAACTTGCCGATGCCCGAACCACCGCCGCCGAAAAACTTCCTGCGTCGAGGAGAAGGGCGTTGCTCCCGTCGACCGCGCAGACAGTTCCCTCAAACCCGGATGGGCAGGTCAGGAACGATGAAGGATCGAATCGGCTGACTCTCGCGAACCGGTCAATGATATCCGCCGGTGCATACTCCCTGATCCGTCCGGCGAGCCTCGCCACCGACTCCCGGTACTCCCCGTGCAGGTCCATCAACGTATCTCCCGGATACGGCTCGTCCTGTCGGCGCCCATCTCCACCATCAGCGTCGACGAGAACTCGTCCTGCACCTCGGTGATATGCGAGATGAGAAAGATCTGCGGGAAGTAGCTCTCCTGCGTCCTGAGAGCCCGCACCAGATTGCTCCGCCGCCCCTCGTCCTGGCTTGCAAAGATCTCGTCGAAGATCAGGAACGTACTGTCGTGCATCTCGTTGACCTCCGCAAGAAATCGTGAGAGAGCGATGCGGAGGGATATGGCGATATCGTCCTGCTCTCCTCCGCTGAACCTGTCGGCAGGGTAGTCCTCGCCCATATCATGCACCAGAACGGCAAAGTCATCGTCGAGCATCACCGTATCGTAGCGGCCGTCCGTGATCTCCCCGAGAATACGACCGGCCTCGTCCTCGATCCGATCCCTGACAACCTGCAGGAGATAGACGATGTAGTCGCCGATGACCTTGCGGGTCAGGCGCAAGAGCTCGATCTCCTCCCGGAGCCCCTGGCTTGACCGGACAAGTTCACCGATCCGGGAGAGAACCTGGCGGAACCGTTCGATATCCCGCTCGGTCTGCTGCATCCCGATTGCTATCCGGTTCTGCTCTTCGATGCAGGTCTGCAGCTCCTGCTCTGCCCTGGCAAGGGCTTCTTCAGCAGCCGCGACCTGCCGGTCGTCAAACCCGAGCAGAGCACGTTCCTGCCGGATCCGGAGGATTTCGGCTTCGCACTGGCGTGCTTCGGCCAGTCTCTTCTCGAGCCTGCTCCGGAGGCGGGGAATCTCCTCCATCCGCACCTCGAGCTCGAGCACCCGCCGGCGTGCATCCCCGGCACGGCGGTACAGCTCCAGCAAGAACTGGTGCCGGGCGGGATCATACGCCAGCTGCACTCGTTCCTCCTCGCGATCCCGTATCGCCCGCTTCAGGCTCTCGATCCGTGCGTCGAGCTCCTCACATTCCTCACAGTACTTCGGTTTCCGGGAAAGGAGTGCCTGATTGTGGGTATACTCCCGATGCAGCCCTTCGAGCTTCTCCCGTTCCTCCTCAAGCCGCTTCTTTTCGACCGGGTCGAAACCGAGTGACCGGAGTGCGGCTTCGAGCACTTCCTTTCGGGCAAGGTGCCCTTCAACCTCGGTGATCAATTCTTTGCGCTCTTTTCGGAGTGCCGGAAGAGAACTGCAGATACCCCGGAGCGTATCTGCACGCGACCGTTGCTGTTCGAGTGCTGCCCTTCGCTGCTTTACGATCTCGTGTTCATCGGCATCATACCGCAAAAGACCGAGTTCGCGAATGGCGGCATCGTGAATCGCATACTCACTCTGCCACTTCAGAAGGCGGCTCATCAGATCCTGCCGGCGAGAACTCTCGAGTGCCAGCGCGCTCAAGATCTCCTCATGCTGCCGGCGCTGCTCGTCGAGGTCTGCGAGATCCCTCTGTATGCACAACTGCTCGGCGGCAGCACCGGCACGGCTCTCTTCCACTGCCGCCAGAGAGGCCTTGAGCGACGTAGCAGTCTCTGCGAGCTCGCCGAGGAGATCCTCATACCGATCCCCGAGATGCTGGTAGCATGTCGGGCATCTCCCTTCCCTTCCGGCGAGGGTGAGTTCGTCACGGTTACGGGCAATCTTCTCAATTTCCCGACAGATAGCCTCTTTACGTGCAATGCACGACGAAACGACGGACAACAGTTCTTCCTTTCGACACGTGAGGGCGGAAACCTGACCTTCCAGGTCATCCAGAGCGGCACGACTGCCCGATAGCGCCCCAATCCGCTCATCGATCTCGCTCACCTGCGCCGCAAGGTCGTCCATCTCCCGCCGGCAAAGCATCTGCTGTCGGGCGAAGACGGCGGCCCGCGCGAGGAGATCATCGCGACTGCAGCAGTCGCCGTACTCCTCAAGTGCCGCTTCGAGTTCCTCGAGGCGCCGCTGCTGCTCCTCAACCACTTCGATCTCGCCCCTGATCTCGACGACACGCCGTTCCACCACGCAAAACCGCTCGTCCAGACGTGAAAGATCGTCCTGAAGGCGCACATACTCCGGCTCGATCGCCTTCAGATCGTCAAGGCGGTCAAGGAGAACCCGCCTTCTTGCGATCTCCTGCTCAAGGCTGTTCTGCCGCTCTTCACACTGCCGGAGCGATTCGAGATCCGAGACGATTCGTTGCCGCCGTGCCTCGTGCTGTCCGATAAGATCATGCCATTGTGCGCATTCGAGTTCGATCCGCTCTACGCATGCCTTCTTCTCCGCATATCCGGCAACACCCGCCTCCGCCTCCTCATAGCGGCCGGCGGTTTCGGCAAGACGGGCAATCTCCTCGCGGTGTGCTTCGTTTTCCGCGATCTCCTCTTCAATCTCACGGCACTCCAGAAGGATCCGCTCGAGCTCCCCTGCCTGCCGCGACTCTTCGGCACCGAACTGGAGATACTGCTCACGGACTTTGAGCAGGCGGCCCAGTTCTTCCCGCACCTCGTCCCGCCGCTCTCCTGCCGCTGTCCGCTCTTCACCGGCTCTCCGGATCGCACGCTCAGCCGCTTCGTAGTCGCTCTGCAACGAGAGCAATCTGTCCCGGACAGCCTCAGCATCGAGTTCTTCAAGCCTTCCGGTCAGATTGGAGAGCTTCTTTTCGCACCCGTCGATGAGCCTCCTGAGTTCTTCCATGCTGTCCCGTTTGAGGTACTCGATGCCGAGCACCTGCATGAACCAGTCCTTTCTCGACCCCGGGCGGCTCTCGAGGAGCGAGAGGAGATCCTTCTGGCCTGCATAGATAGTGTTCTTGAAGTCGGCAGGCCCCATGCCGATCACGCGCTGGACTCCGAGCAGAACATTCTGCACGCCGTCGGCGTACTCACCGAACGGTCTCCCATTCAGAAAAAGGCGCGCTTCATGCAACGTCGAAGACGGACGCTTCCGAAATCTGCGGACAACGCTATACTCATTCCCGGCTACGGAAAAGTCGAGCCTGACCTCGCATGGCTCCTGCCGGTCGACAAATGCGCTGACGATGTAACTCCCATCGAGACCCGTTCCCTGCAGCCCGTAGAGTGCGAAGAGGATAGCCTCTATGATGCTGCTCTTCCCGGCACCGTTATTCCCGACGATACCGGTTATCCCGTCGCAGAAGGTGATCTCCTGATCGCAATAGCGTTTGAAGTTGCGCATGACAAGCCTATGAAGAAGCATCGTTCGCCTCCCTCTGCCGGGCGATCACCGACCGCAGGATCCCGCCGCCCTTCTCTTTCACATACGCCTCCTGGGTCTCATTCAGGTGCTGCATCTCCACAAACCGCTGAAACTCCTCCACGTAGTCCACACCCGCGAGGCTCTGCTCACGAAAGACCGGTGAAGGATCTTCGGCAGCAATGGTCCGAAACTTCAGATCCAGAAGGCCGCTGCGCAGATCATTGAGTGCCCGCTGATCGAGTCCCCGCAACGTCTCCCGGAGCACCCCGTCGAGAGTGATCTGGCACATGCCCCCGTTCGGCATATGGCTCTTCGAGATGAGATCGACGATCTCCTCGAGGATATCCTTTGCAGCAAGCCCGTCGCAGTTTATCCTGCCGAGATCGACCATCGGGGTGCGTGCAAGATCAATATGCTGCACACTCCGATCATCAAGATCGACGAGCAGCCCACCTTTCGTATCCCGGATCTCACCGTAGGTGCAGTACTCGAGAGAGCCGCTGTACCAGGCGTTGTCGGCAACCTGGCTCTGGGCGTGGTAATGGCCGAGCGCTATGTAGTCGAACCGGTCAGAGAGGATCGTGGCATCGATCTCATGTTCCGCCACCGTCTGCAGCCGCCGGTCCTTGATAGCGCTTGCAAGGCCGTGCGTAACGAGGACGTTCTTTCCGGTTCCAAACTCAATCGCGTCGAACGCCTCCCGGTACCCGCTCGTCTGCAGCATATTGGGGATCAGGTGAAAGACCGTATCACCGATCTCGACCCGGTGGTACTGATGCCGGTACGCGGCATGGACCTCGGCGGTATGGTACTCCAGCACCTCGAGCGGGGATGTCGTGTGGCGGGTCTTCGCCATGCTGTGGTTCCCGGCGATGACGACAAAGGGAATTCCCGCCTCTTCGAGCCTCCTGAGCGCTTCAAGGACGGTCGTGTAGGCACGGGTCTTGGGCTTGACCTGGTGAAAGAGGTCGCCCGCATGCACGATTACGTCCGGCCGCTGCCGGACAATCTGATCGACCGAAGCAAGAAAATTATCGTATATCAGCTGTTCCCGTAAATTCATCCCGGTTTCAGGGTTTATCTTATTGAACGCCGAGAGCCCGAGGTGCGTATCCGCAATATGAACGATTCTCATGCCCGATCTATCACCTGTCTCCTGCAGTTAAAACCCTGACGACCGGAGGGCGAATGTATTGAGGTTTCGGCCGAGGTTCTGTCAGATCTATCTATATATCATAGCTGATATTAGTATGGTGATATTTTGTCCAGACGGGCCGTAGATGCAATTTTTCAGGCGCTGTTCAACCTATCGGATCTCCGGGCGCTCATGCGTGAGACCGCTCCGGATCACGCTATGGACGACGAGCAGAGACAGCGGGCCGCTACGTATATCGAAAAGACAAAGCGGCAGATCGCGATCGTCGAGGAGGAGTTGATCCGATGAAGTGCGCAATCGATATCGACGTACGCGACGTCGAAGAGCTGTTCATCAACATCGACCCGATCCAGGCAGGGGGCAGACTTACTCCCGATGCCATGAAGGCGGCGATCGCCTACGGAGACGGATATTCGGTCTGTGACGCCTGCCAGAAACCGTTCAGGTTGGACTATATCAAAAAACCCCCGATTGCACAGTTCCATACCGACCTTGCAGAATGGCTGAATATGGATCAGGTGCGCGTCGTGCCGGGAGCCCGTCGGGGATTCCAGGCGGTTGCAAGTACGTATGTCGAGAAAGGCGACCCCGTTCTCCTCACGTCTCTCGCCCACTATACGGAGTTTATAGCCGTAGAACAGGCCGGGGGCATTCCACGGGAGATCCCGAAGGACGAGAAGAACCACATCACCCCGGATGCCGTTGCAGCAAGAATCGAAGATGTGATCGACGAGTTCAAACGCGCACCCCCGCTCATGTTCCTCGACCACGTCGACTACCAGTACGGCAACGTCCACGATGCAAAAGCAATCGCGAAAGTCGCCCATCAGTACGACATCCCTATCCTTCTCAACGGGGCATACTCGGTCGGGATCATGCCGATCGACGGCAAAGACCTCGGTGTCGACTTCGTGATCGGCTCCGGGCACAAGAGCATGGCCGCACCCGCCCCGTCGGGTCTCGTCGCGACGACCGCCGAGCATGCAGAACGGGTCTTTCGGACTACCCGGTCAAAAGGCGACATCACCGCCAGAACGTTCGGGATAAAAGAGGTCGAGATGATGGGATGCACCCTCATGGGAGTCACCGTCATCGGGATGATGGCATCCTTCCCCCACGTCAGGGAACGGGTGAAACACTGGGATACGGAAGTAGCACGCTCCCGCCGCATCGTCGATGCGCTCCTCTCCATCGAGGGGACACGGGTCCTCTCCGACTATCCGCGCACCCACACGCTGACCCGTATCGATACCCGCAACTCCTTTGACAAAGTTGCAGAGGTGCATAAAAAACGGGGTTTCTTCCTCTCGAACGACTTAAAGAAGCGGGGAATCACCGGGGTCATACCCGGCTCGACCAAGGTCTGGAAGTTCAACACCTACGGGCTTACGGAGAAACAGGCAGACCACGTTGCGAACGCGTTCGTGGAGGTTGCCCGGGAGAACAACCTCTCCGTCAGCTGAGCTCCACGAGTTCGCCGTTCAGAGCACGCCTGCACCGAACCGTTTCGACGGCTCTTGCAACGTGCTCATCCATCCGAATCTCTTTTTCAATCCTTTCGATGATCTCAATCCGCGCCGCGGTCGACGGGTGTTTCGGAGCGAGACTGCACCCGAGATCTCCCTGGACGGAATCGAATGTCCCGATCATCTTTGCACGATCGACAATCTCCTCCTTGTCGAACCCAAGCAGCGGGCGGAGCACCGGTATCGTAGCGGCAGGCGCAACCACCGCCATGTTCGCAAGGGTCTGGGAGGCCACCTGCCCGAGGTTGTCACCGTTGACGATCGCATAGATTCCCCGCCTCTCCGCCACCTCGCTTGCTGCCTTCAGCATGAACCGCTTGCAGAGGATGCACCGGTACCGTGGCTCCTTCAGCTGCACGAGCGCCTCAAAGAACGGTTCCATATCAACGGTAAGAAGGTCGAGAGGGTGCCCCGGAGTCCATCGGGAGAGCTCCGCATGATGCCGGAAGACCGTCTCCTCCACGTCGCTGCCGCCGAACCGTCCGCTCCGCATATGGAGATGCACCATCGCACACCCTCTCCTCATCATCAGCCAGGACGCGACCGGCGAGTCGATCCCTTCGGAGAGCAGCGTCATGACCGTCCCCTGTGTTCCGAGAGGGAGTCCTCCCGGCCCATCCTGCCTTGAATCGTATACGAGCCCGCCGAACTCTTTCGCCTCTACAAAGATCTCGTAATCGGGGTCGGAGAGGTTCACCGACGCTTCGGGAAACCGCTGCCCGACGGCATAGCCGACCGCTCCTGCCAGTTCCTGGCTGGTGAATCCCTCCACGCCCGAGCGCCGGGCTCTGACGGCAAACGTCATACCGGGTTTGAGGCGCCCCTCCGCACGCTCGATTGCTGCACGCGAAATCCCTTCGATATCGGGGGTCGTCACCGAACAGATGCTGACGCCCACAACGCCGAAGATCCTGCTTGTGATGTCGGCAATGGCTCTCGCATCCTCCCCGAAGATCAGAACCCTGCCCCGGGGCGTCTCGATCCGGTGGGAGATCGACGCGGCCTCAAGGGCAAGGCGGATATTCTTCGCAAGAGCTGCAATAAACCGCCTTTTAACCGGTTCGCTCTTGAGAAAGAGCTCGCCGTAACGCACCATCACCGCTTCCATGCGTCGGCACCTCCCTGCCGGTAACCGCCGGGAACAAGGACGGCATCCGTAAAGCCGAGGCGCTTGATCTCCGGGAGAAGCGGCAGTATGAGCGGATGCTCCGCGGGGTCGGCCTCGATGAACGCCCGCCTGCCGACGCACCGCACCCGGAGCATGCCGGCCACCACGCCGCGGAGCAGTGTTTCAGCCCGTCCCACCATCTCGAGGCACTCCCGGGTGAGGGGACTGCCTGCCGGTATGCGGGTGGCGAGGCAGGACGAGGGTGGGTGTACCGGGATCTTGAGAACTGCAGCAAGAGTGACGATATCGTCCTTATCCATACCCACTTCCGCAAAGGGACTGACGATGCCGAGCTCCCGGAGCGCCGCCATACCCGGCCTATCTCCGGGGAGGTCGCCTGCATGGGTTCCGTCGGCGACGACCATATAGCCATAGCGTTTCGCTTCACGGATGATCGCCCGCATCATCTCCCGCTTGCATACGTAACAGCGGTTCGGGAGATTCTCCTGCACCTCCGGGATGCTCAGCATCTCCTGCCGGACGAGAGTGTACGGCACGCCGAGTCCGGCGGCGAGCCTCTCTGCGGCTTCAAGCTCTCCGGGTGGGCTCATTCCGGTATCGACGCTGATCCCCATGACCCGGAGCCCGAGGCCGTGTGCATACGCGAGGAGCACCGAACTATCGGTTCCGCCGGAGAGCGCGACCGCAAAGGGTCCGTAGGATTTCAGCACCTCATCAAGCCGTTCAAGCATCGCCATCTGCTCTCTGTATGCTCGCTCGATCTACATGAATGTTGGGAAAAATGCGGAAAACTCCCCGAACCGGTGCTATAGAAAATAATTTTAACAGAGGCAGACCGAAATGTGTACTAACATGGCTAGGAAGAAGAGCACCACTGAAGCAGAGCCGATGAAGCTCTTTTATATTTTTTACAATCAGGAACGCTGGAATAACTGGATACAATCACTCGAGCAGGCGAGCTTCGAGGCGCAGGAGGACGAAGACGTCTCCGAAGGGCTCCAGGTACTCTATAGTTTCACCGAAGATATCACCATCTCGGTGCTGAAGATCATCCGCCTCTACCAAAACGGGCGGTTCACGGCGGAGGAAGCGAAGGAGAAACTCGATGATGTAGAACTGATCGTCATGACCGGTCTTCCCGAAGGAGAACTCGAGGAGATCGTCGGCTCACTGCAGCTCACGCTGCTCGTGCTCTTCACCTCCTGCCGGAAATACCTCGATGGCGGCTACGAGACCGACATCAAGTCACTGGTCAAGAAAGGCAAGGCGCTCGGTGAGGATGACCTCGAGGAGGGGCTTGAGATCGCCGCCCAGATCGGAGCAAGCGTCATCGACGGGGCAACCTGCTGTGCACGCTACATCAAGGACGACATGGAGAACCCGACACTCTTTGAGGAATGGCTCATCGAGATCGACACGATGGCCAACGCTGTAAAATCGTTAAGCAAGTTCGACGAGGAGCCCGGAGAAGCGTCGTGATATCGGACAAAGCCAGATTTCGCGCCGCACGAAGGCTTGAGAGGGCAGCAGGGTTTCGCCTCCCGGACAAAGCCTTCTCCGGAGGCTTCCTCGAGGCGGTGGGGACGGCAATCAACTACGAGCATCTCGATCGGGCGCTCCGTACACAACTCCTCGCATTCTTCGAGGAGTTCCTCGGCTGCACCTGCAAAGGTTCGCCCCTCTGCGGCTGTCCTGAACGAAAGTTTGCCGAACATATCATCGAGCTTCGTGAGCTCGGCCTCGATCACCGGCAGATCAGCGCACACTTACTCGATGAGTACGGGATCGATCTCTATCCGGCGGACATCTTAAGTTACCTCGAGGACTCCGTCCACATGCTCGAAGCCATACGGGATATCGCCGAGCTGCAGGGCAGGGAGAAACTCGCAGAGAACGCATACGATCATATCCGCAAGATCGAACACTGATATACCTTTTTTT is a window from the Methanoculleus taiwanensis genome containing:
- a CDS encoding ATP-binding protein; the encoded protein is MTSLIDINLNDTSKYRLIGDRVLSYRFAVPHDEEFYIGDILKITDTVKGLVFFAKVSDLIHDSNFSDPRWDTRPHTEHFYGLGEDVYILVEALPLGYVGDDERFRKPRTIPAKFARVERPSAEDFHFLRQVMGEIEVGVMKSGQGVLQDVKVSLHAAVMRQHMGVFATTGMGKSNFMKVFCASCMAARQFGLLIVDPHGEYVAGGRSSSGLPTKGLVHYQAGREGLAVFTIDESRRKKYGLNRLWLEYDDFRSPDLLLLYEHSDAQRDVIEKLEKYPGSDVIGFFEENEDLSDFDANAYTGEYRDIAWDLRNFSTKTLPVVQRHVESMVSRNRSFLRSKGSSIPEIIKALHENKVVLIDIPRMSEQSELFVLSILTREIMRRHQGEDAMCGSGGGSGEQKQVLIAIEEAQRVLGSGGQSTRIFRECAMEGRKFGVGICVVTQQPKNIDARVLAQLNTFVVMGLSDRGDRDTIASSAKQDLSRLDTEIQTLEPGEAVISTLRIPFPVSTRIHLFEEYIDELGRKPVRRPIDDGLDTSF
- a CDS encoding DNA double-strand break repair nuclease NurA — translated: MDLHGEYRESVARLAGRIREYAPADIIDRFARVSRFDPSSFLTCPSGFEGTVCAVDGSNALLLDAGSFSAAVVRASASSYRGGVRHGRATTPMHLVAVHPDGCNDEFEALFSDCFASSPKALLYHDDPLQNAAVMRDTLEYWVALEMAGTLDAGDLILIDGTLRVSHASHDEILVRLMNLCNLRGILLAAVTKRTSLTWGGGYPIVPAAEGLAKKYGVPEPWFVRVSGLEAILDRQQSRPWKQRGDQYIARLHHRSQRAFKVELPRYDSCETVATVFSGLAAYADDGRITGYPYPLLDAHLTTKIGKDAVDQIRQDLMRGMAEQGMSHREYVRLFGDYHDEFDRY
- a CDS encoding nucleotide-binding protein; its protein translation is MKIGNINVKISVISLAVFGIFTIILLGTVITTGETSLLIWGVPILAMLLIIPAVLNYMSQQQYASLVPMYEQEARDVRIREINLNMLSEPVRIVGIVERVHFQFLNRPQYLVADRTGEISVKMFTNPQEDVQVNDKVEVLGTVVKRYLLSGDAVINCVSIRKTTEVTAPEKKKK
- a CDS encoding formate/nitrite transporter family protein, translating into MVFHPPVAIVAKAADAGKYKTGLPAWNMLLRGLMAGSYIAMGGALATVCSTGVAAFLGAGFAKLILGAVFPVGLIMIVLTGAELFTGDAMLAPMAAFIHKISWVSVLNLWVWVYIGNLIGSLLFAYIMAYGPLVGFDAAGAATVNAFGLAAVNIAIGKVSYVGLVAQWSLFLKAIACNWLVNLAVLLGICADDLIGKFFGIWFPIMAFVSTGFEHCVANMYFIPTGIMVSGMLSPEQIADIGAKLANLSWVTMWTNNVIMATIGNIVGGLFFVGVVYWVAFRKEIAALK